From Paracoccus suum, the proteins below share one genomic window:
- a CDS encoding LysR family transcriptional regulator: protein MHYTIKHLRYTEAAARHGSITAAAEALAVSPSSIAAAIDGIEAQLGQPVFVRQPSRGVAATRYGRQFLDELRALLAAQSRFDRRIGEIDRGVDGTVRIACFTPMAPIMLPTILTEVRNRHPNLVTHVFEGSVTEIITAVEDGSADLAIGYSDLMPTNGPFIPLFTAYPHAALPRAHPLASGDYVTLEQLAAEPLVVLDHEHSRKYLMGLFAARDLRPNVVYSARTTDTMRSLIAAGLAYGVFNIRPIVKQNYGTGDLVRLPLAGDHDSPRAGIFHRDDARLGSVASAVVAACREQAAAGAFEPAIVRP, encoded by the coding sequence ATGCACTACACGATCAAGCACCTGCGCTACACCGAGGCGGCGGCCCGGCACGGCTCGATCACCGCGGCGGCCGAGGCACTGGCGGTCTCGCCCTCGTCGATCGCCGCGGCGATCGACGGGATCGAGGCGCAACTGGGGCAGCCGGTATTCGTTCGCCAGCCCTCGCGTGGGGTGGCCGCCACTCGGTACGGCCGCCAATTCCTGGATGAATTGCGAGCTCTCCTCGCGGCTCAGTCACGTTTCGACCGCCGCATCGGCGAGATCGACCGCGGCGTGGACGGGACCGTCCGAATTGCCTGCTTCACCCCGATGGCGCCGATCATGCTGCCCACCATCCTGACCGAAGTCCGCAACCGGCACCCGAATCTGGTGACCCATGTGTTCGAGGGTTCGGTCACTGAGATCATCACGGCGGTCGAGGATGGCAGCGCCGATCTGGCCATCGGCTACAGCGACCTCATGCCCACGAACGGCCCCTTTATTCCGCTGTTCACCGCCTATCCCCATGCGGCGCTGCCACGGGCACATCCACTGGCCAGCGGCGATTATGTCACGCTCGAGCAACTCGCCGCAGAGCCCCTGGTCGTCCTAGATCACGAACATTCCCGCAAGTACCTTATGGGTCTCTTTGCGGCGCGCGATCTGCGGCCAAATGTCGTCTATTCGGCGCGGACAACCGATACCATGCGCTCGCTAATCGCGGCCGGACTGGCATATGGCGTGTTCAACATCCGGCCGATCGTCAAACAGAATTACGGCACCGGCGATCTGGTGCGTCTGCCCTTGGCGGGCGACCACGACTCGCCCCGGGCCGGGATTTTTCATCGCGATGACGCGAGGTTAGGCTCGGTTGCCAGCGCGGTCGTTGCAGCCTGCCGCGAGCAGGCTGCTGCCGGGGCCTTTGAGCCCGCCATTGTGCGGCCGTAG
- a CDS encoding ABC transporter substrate-binding protein: MTTRNCLGRRPVLGALLGLTILTQTPMALAQVAAPAAAPAEVQTGGTLVVASLQKPRHLNPAVQSGIATAVPGAQIFATPLRFGADFTPQPYLAESWSFSEDQKVLTLKLRQGAVFHDGQPITAEDVKYSMDVVKANHPFNSMLAPVSSVEATDPQTVTITMSQPHPAILLALSSALMPVLPKHVFDDGTDIKASSHNNLPVGSGPFRVTEFEPGQHIMLEKFDKFFLPGKPYLDRIVIKQYKDANSAGLALEAGEVQLYPYLDSTRLVQRLEKKSNMTVTDQGYAGIGAMNWLAFNTKHPALSDVRVRQAISYALDRNFVTKALHGGLSKPAYEPVVSSSPFYTDAVEKYDFDLDKAKALLAEAGYGEGGKPLALSIDYLPENEEQQHAVAEYVKAQLAKVGIKVSVRASPDFPTWAQRVSNHDFDMTMDQVFNWGDPVIGVNRTYVCDNIKPGVVWSNTQSYCNPEVDKLLASAAVEPDLAKRKEQYAQAFAQITRVAPIYFVNEAPYFTAYSDVVQNPPVSIWGPMGPMDEVWLKK; this comes from the coding sequence ATGACGACGCGCAATTGCCTTGGCCGCCGCCCCGTTCTGGGCGCCCTTCTGGGACTTACGATCCTGACCCAAACGCCGATGGCGCTCGCTCAGGTCGCGGCGCCGGCAGCCGCCCCGGCCGAGGTCCAGACGGGCGGCACTCTGGTTGTGGCGAGCCTCCAGAAGCCCCGGCACCTCAATCCGGCCGTGCAATCGGGCATCGCCACCGCCGTGCCCGGCGCTCAGATTTTCGCAACTCCGCTGCGTTTCGGCGCGGACTTCACCCCCCAGCCCTATCTGGCCGAAAGCTGGTCCTTCAGCGAGGATCAGAAGGTATTGACGCTGAAGCTGCGCCAGGGCGCGGTTTTCCATGATGGACAGCCGATCACCGCAGAAGACGTCAAATATTCGATGGACGTCGTGAAGGCCAACCATCCCTTCAACAGCATGCTCGCCCCAGTGAGCTCGGTCGAGGCGACCGACCCGCAGACCGTCACCATCACCATGTCCCAACCCCACCCGGCGATCCTGCTGGCGCTGTCTTCGGCCCTCATGCCGGTGCTGCCGAAGCACGTCTTTGACGACGGCACCGACATCAAGGCCAGCAGCCACAACAACCTGCCCGTAGGCTCTGGCCCGTTCCGCGTCACTGAGTTCGAGCCAGGCCAGCACATCATGCTGGAGAAGTTCGACAAGTTCTTCCTGCCGGGCAAGCCCTACCTCGACCGGATTGTCATCAAGCAATACAAGGACGCGAACTCGGCCGGCCTCGCGCTCGAGGCGGGCGAGGTTCAGCTTTACCCCTATCTTGACTCGACCCGGCTCGTGCAGCGGCTGGAAAAGAAGTCCAACATGACCGTAACCGATCAAGGCTATGCCGGCATCGGCGCGATGAACTGGCTGGCCTTCAACACCAAGCATCCCGCGTTGTCGGACGTGCGTGTGCGCCAGGCGATCAGCTACGCGCTGGACCGCAATTTCGTCACCAAGGCGCTGCATGGCGGGCTGTCCAAACCGGCCTACGAGCCGGTCGTCTCATCCAGCCCGTTCTACACTGACGCGGTCGAGAAATACGATTTCGACCTCGACAAGGCCAAGGCGTTGCTGGCCGAGGCGGGCTATGGCGAGGGGGGCAAGCCACTTGCGCTCAGCATCGATTATCTGCCCGAGAACGAAGAGCAGCAGCACGCGGTGGCCGAATACGTCAAAGCCCAGCTGGCCAAGGTGGGGATCAAGGTCTCCGTCCGGGCCTCGCCCGACTTCCCGACCTGGGCGCAGCGGGTGTCGAACCATGATTTCGACATGACAATGGACCAAGTGTTCAACTGGGGCGATCCGGTTATCGGCGTGAATCGCACCTATGTGTGCGACAATATCAAGCCGGGCGTCGTGTGGTCGAACACCCAGAGCTATTGCAACCCCGAAGTCGACAAGCTGCTGGCTTCTGCCGCGGTCGAGCCGGACCTCGCCAAGCGCAAGGAGCAGTACGCCCAGGCCTTTGCGCAGATCACCCGCGTCGCCCCGATCTACTTCGTAAACGAGGCGCCCTATTTCACGGCCTACTCCGATGTGGTGCAGAATCCGCCGGTGTCGATCTGGGGTCCCATGGGTCCGATGGATGAGGTCTGGCTGAAAAAATAA
- a CDS encoding ABC transporter permease, with protein sequence MRGIVKRLIWAAGLILAVLVLNFLLIQLAPGDPAEVIAGEMGGASADVMAGIRAQYGLDKPLPVQLGLYLGKALQGDLGVSYYYNRAVAGLILSRVGPTLLLVGSALAFALIVGTRLGLLASRNPRGPASALVTVLSLIGYAAPVFWTGLMLVILFAARIPLFPVSGMRDVTGATDLVSRTLDVAHHLVLPALTLGIVYLAQYSRLTRAAMLEVLGSDYIRTARAKGVRERRVFTHHAFRNALLPVVTVAGMQFGTILSGAVLVETVFSWPGLGTLAFDSILARDYPTILGILFFSTLIVICANLLTDAVARRLDPRLQQRG encoded by the coding sequence ATGCGAGGCATCGTCAAAAGGCTTATCTGGGCAGCGGGGCTCATACTGGCGGTGCTGGTACTCAACTTCCTGCTGATCCAGTTGGCACCGGGCGACCCGGCAGAGGTCATCGCTGGTGAAATGGGCGGCGCCAGCGCCGATGTGATGGCCGGGATCCGGGCGCAGTATGGGCTCGACAAGCCGCTGCCGGTGCAGCTGGGCCTCTATTTGGGCAAGGCCCTGCAGGGCGATCTGGGCGTTTCCTACTACTATAACCGGGCTGTGGCGGGGCTGATCCTGTCTCGAGTCGGGCCGACCCTCTTGCTGGTCGGCTCGGCACTGGCCTTTGCTCTGATTGTCGGCACCCGGCTGGGGCTTCTGGCCTCGCGCAATCCGCGGGGCCCTGCCTCGGCGCTGGTCACAGTGCTGTCGCTTATCGGCTATGCCGCGCCTGTCTTCTGGACCGGGTTGATGCTGGTGATCCTGTTTGCCGCCCGCATCCCCCTGTTTCCAGTCTCGGGCATGCGTGACGTGACGGGCGCGACGGATCTGGTGTCGCGGACGCTGGATGTCGCCCATCATTTGGTGCTGCCCGCCCTGACGCTGGGAATTGTCTACCTGGCGCAATACAGCCGTCTGACCCGGGCCGCGATGCTCGAGGTGCTGGGGTCGGACTATATCCGCACCGCCCGCGCCAAGGGTGTGCGCGAGCGGCGGGTCTTTACCCACCACGCCTTTCGCAACGCGCTGCTGCCGGTCGTGACAGTCGCCGGGATGCAATTCGGCACGATCCTTTCCGGCGCGGTGCTGGTCGAGACAGTGTTCAGCTGGCCCGGTCTTGGCACGCTGGCCTTCGATTCCATCCTCGCGCGCGATTATCCCACGATCCTGGGCATCCTGTTCTTTTCGACCCTCATCGTCATCTGCGCAAACCTGTTGACCGACGCGGTCGCGCGCCGGCTTGACCCGCGCCTGCAGCAGAGGGGCTGA
- a CDS encoding ABC transporter permease, with product MTDLSTNPAMPGAPVPGPVPAAVTRPQSPSAEAWAMFRRSPAALLGLVLVAVVVVAALAGPLIYTVDPFEIVWGPLTAPGTEPTVPLGTDNLGRDILAGLLSGGRATLAVGVSAAIITVVIGVLVGAAAGYYGGTTDEVLMRVTEFFQVLPPLLFAMVVVTLFTPTLTTVALAIGVVSWPQTARLVRAEFMRIRALEYVRAMRSIGASDRFIIWRTILPNALPPLIVSATLTIGGAILFEAGLSFLGLSDPNTMSWGLMIGTGREYFLDAWWVVTLPGALIFLTVLGVSLLGDGLNDAFNPRLRER from the coding sequence ATGACTGATCTGTCCACCAATCCGGCGATGCCCGGCGCTCCAGTCCCCGGACCTGTCCCGGCAGCCGTGACGCGCCCTCAAAGCCCCTCGGCCGAGGCCTGGGCCATGTTCCGCCGCAGCCCGGCGGCGCTGCTGGGCCTCGTGCTGGTCGCAGTGGTCGTCGTGGCCGCACTGGCCGGGCCGCTGATCTACACCGTCGATCCATTCGAGATCGTCTGGGGCCCGCTGACCGCCCCGGGCACCGAGCCGACCGTGCCGCTGGGCACTGACAATCTGGGCCGTGACATCCTGGCGGGGCTGCTTTCCGGCGGCCGGGCAACACTCGCCGTGGGCGTCTCGGCCGCCATCATCACCGTGGTGATCGGCGTGCTGGTCGGTGCGGCCGCCGGCTACTATGGCGGCACCACCGACGAGGTTCTGATGCGCGTGACCGAGTTCTTTCAGGTCCTGCCGCCCCTGCTGTTCGCAATGGTCGTCGTCACCCTGTTCACGCCGACGCTGACCACCGTTGCACTGGCGATCGGCGTCGTCAGTTGGCCCCAGACCGCGCGACTGGTCCGGGCCGAGTTCATGCGCATCCGCGCGCTGGAGTATGTCCGGGCCATGCGCTCGATCGGGGCGTCGGACCGTTTCATCATCTGGCGCACCATCCTGCCGAACGCACTGCCCCCCTTGATCGTGTCTGCCACCCTGACGATCGGCGGCGCTATCCTGTTCGAGGCCGGCCTCAGTTTTCTGGGCCTGTCCGATCCCAACACCATGTCGTGGGGCCTTATGATTGGCACCGGGCGTGAGTATTTCCTCGACGCCTGGTGGGTGGTGACGCTGCCCGGGGCACTGATCTTCCTGACGGTTCTGGGTGTCAGCCTGCTGGGCGACGGCCTGAACGATGCCTTCAATCCCCGCCTGAGGGAGCGCTGA
- a CDS encoding ABC transporter ATP-binding protein, whose amino-acid sequence MAPLLDVQNLRVEFKTRAGTARVLDNVSFAVESGRILGIVGESGCGKSMSALSILGLVPSPPGQVKGGRIMFDGRDLLSIAPEEMRRLRGGEIAMIFQEPMTSLNPVFTCGDQIAEAVRLHQPVSAAEARKRAVEMLRAVAIPEPEARADTYPHQMSGGMRQRVMIAMALSCRPRLLIADEPTTALDVTVQAQIFALLRDLRDQTGTAIVMITHDMGAIAEMADDVAVMYAGRVIEKGPADAILDQPAHPYTQGLLNSIPRLDLDPSGDLPEIPGVVPPLTELGHGCAFADRCPHAFAPCRTIEPRHVTVSAEHSAACHLLSGMEDAA is encoded by the coding sequence ATGGCCCCATTGCTGGACGTTCAGAACCTGCGGGTCGAGTTCAAGACCCGCGCCGGCACCGCCCGCGTGCTCGACAATGTCAGCTTCGCGGTCGAGTCGGGGCGCATCCTCGGGATCGTCGGCGAATCCGGTTGCGGCAAGAGCATGTCGGCGCTCTCGATCCTCGGGCTGGTGCCCAGCCCCCCGGGGCAGGTCAAGGGCGGCCGTATCATGTTCGACGGGCGCGATCTGCTGAGCATCGCTCCGGAGGAGATGCGCCGGCTGCGCGGCGGCGAGATCGCGATGATTTTTCAGGAGCCGATGACCTCGCTGAACCCGGTATTCACCTGCGGGGACCAGATCGCCGAAGCGGTGCGCCTGCACCAGCCGGTCAGCGCGGCCGAGGCCCGCAAGCGTGCCGTCGAGATGCTGCGCGCCGTTGCCATTCCCGAGCCGGAGGCGCGGGCCGACACCTACCCGCACCAGATGTCGGGCGGGATGCGCCAGCGGGTGATGATCGCCATGGCGCTGTCCTGCCGCCCGCGCCTGCTGATCGCCGATGAGCCGACGACCGCGCTGGATGTGACCGTCCAGGCGCAGATATTCGCCCTGCTGCGCGATCTGCGTGACCAGACCGGCACTGCTATCGTCATGATCACGCATGACATGGGCGCGATCGCGGAAATGGCCGATGACGTGGCGGTCATGTACGCGGGCCGGGTGATCGAGAAGGGACCAGCCGACGCCATCCTTGACCAGCCGGCGCACCCCTACACCCAGGGGTTGCTGAACTCGATCCCGCGGCTCGATCTGGACCCCTCGGGCGATCTGCCCGAGATTCCGGGGGTCGTCCCGCCGCTGACAGAGCTGGGCCACGGCTGTGCCTTCGCAGACCGCTGCCCGCACGCCTTCGCCCCCTGCCGCACGATAGAGCCGCGCCACGTCACCGTCTCGGCCGAGCA